The sequence GCTCACGTTTAACAGTAAATATCAAAAGTGCAGCTGGTTTTACCAGTCGTGTAGAAGGTAATACTTTTATTTTAAAAATTAATAATGCTAAAGCTCAACAAGCACAGGTGGCTAAACAAGCTGCAGTACCTAAAATGGGCGTGGCAAATATTAATTTCCAAAAAGGCACTGGAAAAAATGAAGGTGTTGTTGTTGTTGATTTATTAGCAGCTAAAACACCGCTTGATGTACAACAACAAGGTTCTAAAGTTGTTATTCGTACACGTGGTAGCAAAATTCCAAGCCAGTTGGTACGCCGTTTGAATACTGCGGAGTTTGCGACACCAGTAACCGCGATTGATGCTTATAATGATGGTTCGAATGGTGTGATTACTATTCAAACTGAAGGTGGCTATGACTTTACTTCGTATCAATCAGATAAACGTTTAACTTTAAATTTCAAACGTCCTGTAGAGCAAGTATTTAAAGCACCTACACCAACCTATACAGGAAAGAAAATTTCTTTACAATTCCAAGATATTGGTGTGCGTGAAGTATTACAGTTATTAGGTGATTTTACAGGTACCAATATTGTTGCAGCTGATAATGTACAAGGTAATATCACTTTAAATTTAAGAGATGTTCCTGCTGATCAAGCATTAGATGTTATCTTAAAGACAAAAAATCTTGATAAACGTCGTACTGGTAATGTCATTTGGGTAGCACCAGCAGCAGATCTTATTAAAGCCGAAAAAGAAGAAGCAGATGCCATTGCTCAAGGTATCAAACTTGCACCGATTCAAACTGAATATATGCGTTTAAGTTATGCTAAAGCAAGTGTGATTGGTAAATTCTTAGATGATGCACGTCAAGAAGCACGTAAATATGCTAATGGTGGTAATTCAGATACTACAATTGGTAATAGTTTGTCTTTAGATAGCTTATTAAGTGCTCGTGGTAGTGCAGTTGCAGATGACCGTACCAATACCTTAGTCATCAACGATACTGCAAAAAACCTAGATAAAATTCGTAAAATGATAGAATTACTTGATGTACCAGTTAAACAAGTAATGGTTGAAGCACGTGTAGTACGTGCAACCACGGATTTTAGTAAAGAGTTAGGTGTGTCTTGGGGGATTTTAGGTAATCGTGATAATGGGCGTTTTAAAGTTGGTGGTAGTCAAACTACCCTTTGGGATTTAAGGACTCCAACTACGAATAGTACAGGTGGAGTAACTTATACTATTCAACGTCCTTCTAATTTAAATGTAGATTTAGGTGTAACTACAACTGGGGCTGCAAAAATAGCATTTGGTTTGTTAAATTTATCTGATTTTATGCTCGATTTAGAATTATCAGCTTTACAAGCTGATGGTCGTGGTGAAGTAATTTCAACACCAAAAGTCTTAACTGCGGATAAACAAAAAGCAACCATTAAAACAGGTCAAGAGATTCCTTATCAAACAGTGTCATCTTCTGGAGGACAAACAACAGTAACTACTGAGTTTAAAGAAGCTGTTCTACAATTAGATGTTACACCGAGTATCACGCCTGAAGGTAAAGTACAAATGCAATTGAATGTTACCAATGACTCACTTGCTGGCTATGCAAATAATGGTGAAGCGATTTTAAATAAAAATGAAGTGAATACCAATGTCTTAGTTAATGATGGTGAAACTGTCGTGCTAGGTGGTGTGTTTGAACAAATTAACCAAAATCAAGTTAATAAAGTACCATTATTGGGTGATTTACCTGCTGTTGGTCGCTTGTTCCGTCAAGACGTGAAGAAAGAAAATAAACGTGAGTTATTAATTTTCGTAACACCACGAATTATTAATGACAACAGTTTAAGAAATTAATCCTATGATTTCTAGGGTGTATTGAATATTGAATTCTATAGATAAAATATTCAATACACACTGTATGATTAGAATAAGTTTAGAGGTGTTTTTTGCCAAATATTCGTAGTCAAAGTCTGTCTAATATTTATTTGATAGGCCCTATGGGAGCAGGCAAAACAACAATTGGACGCTATCTAGCAGAAATGCTAGGGCGTTCTTTTGTTGATAGCGACCATGAAATCGAACGTAAAACAGGTGCAACTATTCCTTGGATTTTTGAGAAAGAAGGGGAAAGTGGTTTTCGCCAGAGAGAAATTGCTGTTTTAAATGAATTAGCACAGCAAACTAATCTAGTGGTTGCAACAGGCGGTGGTGTAGTAACACAACGTGCTAATCGGTTATTGTTACAACGAGATGGTATTGTGATTTATTTATATACACCAGTTGAAATACAGTTACAAAGAACATATCGTGATAAAAATCGTCCATTGTTACAGGTTGAAAACCCAGAACAACGCTTGAGAGATTTATTGGCTATACGTGATCCTTTATATCGTGAAGTTGCAGATTATGTGATTGAAACACATCAAGGTGAGCCACGTTTATTAGCCAGTAAAATCATTGAAATGACTTTAGGTAAAGAAAATTTACCACAATATAAGTCTTATTTTTAAAGCTAATGATTTTCGATGTGGATTAAGGTAAAATAAATACCATAATCCACATTTTTATTAGATGAATTGATTGAGTAAGTCAAATGCAAACATTATACGTAGAATTAGGTGAGCGTCGTTATCCAATTTTTATTGGAAGTCAGTTAGATGTTGCAACATTATTAGCACCATATATTAAAAGCCAACAAGTGATGATTGTAACAAATACGACAGTTGCACCATTGTATTTGATACATTATAAAACAGCATTACAAAGTTTAGGTAAATATGTTGCTGAATGTATTCTACCTGATGGCGAACAATATAAAGATTTCCAACATCTACATTTAATTTTTGATGCTTTATTAGAAGTTGGTTTTAATCGGGATTGTACGATATTAGCCTTAGGTGGTGGGGTAATTGGTGATATGGCTGGTTATGCTGCTGCTAGTTTTCAGCGTGGTGTAAATTTTGTTCAAGTACCAACTACATTATTATCACAAGTAGATTCAAGTGTGGGAGGTAAAACAGGAATTAATCATCCGCTTGGTAAAAATATGATTGGGGCGTTTAAGCAACCCAATGTAGTATTGGCGGATATGGCTCAGTTAGATACCTTAGCTGATCGTGAGTTATCAGCAGGTATGGCAGAAGTAATTAAATATGCACTTTTAGGTGATGAATCATTTCTTGTATGGCTTGAGCAACATATGGAAGCGTTGATTGCTCGTGATGAAGATTTATTGGCTGAAGCGGTTTATCGTTGTTGTCAGCAAAAAGCAAATATTGTTGCTGAAGATGAAACTGAACAAGGTAATCGTGCTTTACTCAATTTAGGACATACATTTGGTCATGCGATTGAGTCATATA comes from Moraxella sp. ZY210820 and encodes:
- a CDS encoding type IV pilus secretin PilQ gives rise to the protein MNSLVRQFSLGAVALAMVQVANAQVNITNIAPVAVADGTEIRVMFNGLPPQPQAYQLNQPTRLLLDFPQVGQTVGKKQIPVTGNEVSAVDLETDAQRSRLTVNIKSAAGFTSRVEGNTFILKINNAKAQQAQVAKQAAVPKMGVANINFQKGTGKNEGVVVVDLLAAKTPLDVQQQGSKVVIRTRGSKIPSQLVRRLNTAEFATPVTAIDAYNDGSNGVITIQTEGGYDFTSYQSDKRLTLNFKRPVEQVFKAPTPTYTGKKISLQFQDIGVREVLQLLGDFTGTNIVAADNVQGNITLNLRDVPADQALDVILKTKNLDKRRTGNVIWVAPAADLIKAEKEEADAIAQGIKLAPIQTEYMRLSYAKASVIGKFLDDARQEARKYANGGNSDTTIGNSLSLDSLLSARGSAVADDRTNTLVINDTAKNLDKIRKMIELLDVPVKQVMVEARVVRATTDFSKELGVSWGILGNRDNGRFKVGGSQTTLWDLRTPTTNSTGGVTYTIQRPSNLNVDLGVTTTGAAKIAFGLLNLSDFMLDLELSALQADGRGEVISTPKVLTADKQKATIKTGQEIPYQTVSSSGGQTTVTTEFKEAVLQLDVTPSITPEGKVQMQLNVTNDSLAGYANNGEAILNKNEVNTNVLVNDGETVVLGGVFEQINQNQVNKVPLLGDLPAVGRLFRQDVKKENKRELLIFVTPRIINDNSLRN
- the aroK gene encoding shikimate kinase AroK, translated to MPNIRSQSLSNIYLIGPMGAGKTTIGRYLAEMLGRSFVDSDHEIERKTGATIPWIFEKEGESGFRQREIAVLNELAQQTNLVVATGGGVVTQRANRLLLQRDGIVIYLYTPVEIQLQRTYRDKNRPLLQVENPEQRLRDLLAIRDPLYREVADYVIETHQGEPRLLASKIIEMTLGKENLPQYKSYF
- the aroB gene encoding 3-dehydroquinate synthase, which gives rise to MQTLYVELGERRYPIFIGSQLDVATLLAPYIKSQQVMIVTNTTVAPLYLIHYKTALQSLGKYVAECILPDGEQYKDFQHLHLIFDALLEVGFNRDCTILALGGGVIGDMAGYAAASFQRGVNFVQVPTTLLSQVDSSVGGKTGINHPLGKNMIGAFKQPNVVLADMAQLDTLADRELSAGMAEVIKYALLGDESFLVWLEQHMEALIARDEDLLAEAVYRCCQQKANIVAEDETEQGNRALLNLGHTFGHAIESYMGYGTWLHGEAVAAGMVMAADLSQRMGWISTEDVERVKGIIQRANLPTQAPQIPLDEFLAYMSHDKKVLNGQLRLILLKKLGQAFITKDFDVTALRQTIISQQKV